AACTGAATAAAATAGACCTGTGGATTGGGCGGCAGGACGTGAAAGAGCGCTTGCGGCGGGGCGAAGCGGTGGAGTCGATCATGCAGAGCTGGCAGCCCGAGCTGGAGCGTTTCAAAGCCACCCGGTTGAGATACCTTCTTTACCCCGACTGAGCCTTTCCTTTCGCCACCAGTTCCTGCAGGTATTCCACCAGGCGCAGCATGGCCAAGGTGTCGAGAAGGCAGTACTGGCGCAGCTCGCTCTCCAGCCGCTCTCGCTCGGCGTCCTCGGGCGGGTTCTCCACCAGGAGATAGTGGACCGCCCCGGCGGTGACGCCGTTGTTCACGGGCAGAGCCTCGTAGCTCATGCCCGGCAGGAGCGCGGGCAGGACGTTCTTGATCGAGAACGAGCCGCACATGCCGGGATGGTAGACATTGTTCTGCACCACGGCGCAGAGGTCCCAAAGCCTGCGGCGCAGGCTCTCGACCGGACCGGCCAGCTCCGGGAACATCACGGCCGCCTCTTTCAGACGGTCCGATTCGAAATCCTTGTTGTAGACCACCACACTGCCCTCCAACCCGGCTGTCGCCTGCACCAGCGAGCGGATAAAACCCTCGCGCGGGTCTCCCGGACCACAGTCCAGGAACTCGACATGCCGCGGCTGTTGCCCGGGGGCCGCCTGGATATGCAGCGACCACTGGAACGGCAGCGGGTCGAACGGGTGCATCCCGGCAAAGCGCGGCAGGGCCGGGCTCGAGGCCTCGAAATCCACGAACAGCAGCGGGTAGCGCAGGACTTTCAGTTCGGAGGCCAGCCCCGGCTCGAACACCGTCCCGCCGTTCTGGCAACTCAACCGGGCACGCCGCTGGCGCGGGTTGAGGGGGAAGTCGGCCGGGATGTCGCGGATACCGGCTATCCCCATCCCGGCCAACTGCTCCAGCAGCTCGGGCGGGGTTTCGGGCAGGCAGCCGAGGCTGTCAGAGCCGGAGGGCCCGGCTTGGCAGCAATCGAAAAAGTCGCAGCGGGAGGAGCGCTGGCACTGCGGGCCGACTGACACCACGGGTGGCTCGGGGGCCTCAAGGATTTCGCGGATGCGGGGCAGCTCGCGCAGAAGGCGCTCCTCGCTGGGCGGCAGGGCCTCGCTCACCTCGCGAATGGAAAAAAGGCCACACAGGTCGTAGTCGCCGCCGGAGAAGACATAGCCCCGGTTGAGGTGCATCACCATGAAACCGTCCAGGCGAAGGCCGCAGGCGCCGAGCACGTGCTTGATCAGGGCCAGCTCGTTGAGGTTGTTCTCCTTGAGCGAGGCCGAGGACTTGACCAGCCGCACCCGCCAGACGCCGTCCTCCAGCCGCTCCAGGATATCGGCCCGCACGAAGATGCCGCCGCTTTCGAACGCCCCGTCGAATATGACCCGCAGCGACGGGTCGGCCAGGGCGCGGGCGGTCTCCTCGACCGCGACAGCCTCACCGCCCGGGCCGCCCCAGGGCGCGCTCCAGGACTCACCAGGGTTTGTGCCCACCGAGCGGCGGGCCAGCTCGCCCACGCGACGGGTCTGCGCGCTGAACATGCGCGCGGCCAGGTCGGGGCCGCTTTCGCGCGGCTGGCCGTGCAACTGGTAGTACATTTTTTTCGGGCAGCGCAGGGCGGACAGGTAGGCGGAACGGGTCAATCGCATCATCGGCTCGGGCGGCTCTCGGACTGAGTGGGCTCAACTGAACGGCATTGAATGACAAAATAAGTCGCCGGGAGCAATAATTCAACCGGCTTGGCATACCATTTCCCGCTGCCAGGATGATATGCAGATAGCGTCGAAAACCGTCGCAAAAAAACGAGACCGGGGCTGGCGCTTGGGACGGTGCAAAGGGAGCGTAGCCTGAACGATCCGGCGAAGGCTTCACTTGCGGAGATAAACACTCAGGTGAGGCTTCAGTCGAGCAGCATGATCTTGTCCAGCTTTTTCACCAGATCGTCGTAATTCACCGGCTTGAGCACGTAATCGGTCACTCCGGACTGAATGGCTTTCTTGACCGCCGACTCGTCGCTCTCCACTGTCACCATGATCACCGGTACTTTCTTCATCTTGTCGTACTGGCGCAGTTGGCGGCAGGTCTCGAACCCGTCGATTCCCGGCATGCGTACATCCAGCAGTATTACGTCCGGACGCACAGCCAGAGCGAGCTTGATCCCGGCCTCACCGTTCTCGGCCTGAAAAAGTTCGAACCCGTAAGTCTTGAGCCGGGTCTCCATGCTCGTGCGCATGAACTTGCTGTCGTCGATTATCAGGATCTTCATTCTGACCCCCTTTCTTCTCTCTCCCTTGCCGGTACACTGCTATCATGCCTTTGAGGCCGGATTGTAGTCGCACTGCTCCAGCCACGAACGGAGATGCTCGAATTCACGTTCCAGCGTGGGCAGCAGCTCGCGCGCGCACTCAAGGTCTGAGGCCTTGACCGCCGCATGCAGAGCGCGGCAGGCCCGGTTGAGCGGCAACGCCCCCACTGTGGCGCTGGACCCCATCAGGCTGTGCGTGTGCTCCGAGGCGTCAGTCAGCCGGCCCTCCCGCAGCAGCGCGACCAGCGCCGCCAGCTCGGCGGAGGCATCCTCGATGAAGCTTTCGAGTAGGGGCCTAAGTTTCTCCGGCTCCAGGCCCGAGAACAGTGCGGCTCCATTGACCGCCAGCGGCGGTGCGGCTGCCGGGCCGGGCGACAGGTCCTCCTCCGCTCTTTTCTCCCCCCCGGCCGCAGTCGCCTGCGCGCGGGCAGTCTGACGGGAACCCGGGGCCCAGCGTTCGAGCACTCGGCGCAGTTCGGCCGGGCGCAGCGGCTTGCCCACGTGGTCGTCCATCCCGCTGGACAGGCAACGCTCCCGGTCTGCCTGCAGCGCGCTGGCGGTGACCGCGATGATCGGCAGGTGCGCGCTCTGTGCGCCCTCCAGACGGCGTATCTCGGCCGCCGCCTCCAGCCCGTCCAGCTCCGGCATCTGGCAGTCCATCAGCACCAGGTCGTAGTTGTTCCGCTGGGACATATCCACCGCCTGGCGTCCGTTTTCGGCCAGGTCCACCCGGCAACCCAGCTTGCCTAACATCCAGAGGGCCACTTTCTGGTTCACCCGGTTGTCCTCAGCCAGCAGCACCCGGGCGGCATAGCCCACCCGGCCGAAATCGCCGGCGAGCTGGACCAGTCCGGAGAGCGGCTTCTCATGGCGTTCCGGGTCGATCCGTCCACCCGAGCCGAGTTCCCAGGCGATCACCAGGGCGTCGAGCAGCTTGCTCGCCCCGACCGGACGGGTGATGAAAGCCGAGTACCCGGCCCGGGCCATCTTGCCCACCTGCTCCGGGCTGCGGACCACCGCGATCAGAGCCGGCCGCCGCGCCCCGATGCTTTCGCGCAACTGCTCGATGCGGTGCGCCAGCTCCACCGCGCCCTCGGCCGGGAGCTCACTGTCCGCGATCACCAGCGAGCTGGGCTGGCCGCCCGAGGCGGCGCACCGTTCCAGTTGATCGAGCGCCGACTCGACCGAATCGGCGACACTCACCTCCAGTCCCATCTGCTCGATCAGGGGCATCAGCACCAGCCGCTCGGTCCCATCCGGCAGCACGACCAGCAGGTGCAGCCCGGCCAGGCGCGACAAGGTCTGGGGGTCCATGTTCTCCCGGCTGAGCACCGGCAGCTCCAGCTCGAACCAGAACCGCGTGCCCCGTCCGAGCTCGCTGTCCACCCCGATGCGGCCGTGCATCAGCTCGACAAGCTGGCGGCTGATGGCCAGGCCCAGGCCGGTCCCGCCGAAACGACGGCGGTTGGAGGAATCGACTTGGGTGAACTTGTCGAAAATCGTCGAAAGCTTGTCCTCAGGGATGCCGATCCCTGTGTCGGCGACCGAGAAGAACAGCCGGACATTGCCCCGCTCGCCTTCCACCGCGCTCACCGCCAGGGTGACCGATCCGCGCAGGGTGAATTTCACCGCGTTGCCCAGCAGGTTCATCAGTATCTGACGGATACGCCAGGGATCGCCCAGCAGGTGGTTGGGCACCTCGGGCGCCACCGAGCTGACCAGTTCCACTCCCTTTTCCCGGGCCGGGCGGCCGAACAGGTCCATAACCTCCTCGATCACCGAGCTGAGGGCGAAGGGGACATACTCGATCTTCAGCTTGCCGGCCTCGATCTTGGAATAGTCGAGCAGGTCGTTGATAATGTAGAGCAGCGACTCCACCGACACCCGGGCCGTCTCCACATACTCACGCTGCTCGGGGTTGAGCGACGTGTCGAGAAGCAGGATCGATGAGCCCACCACCCCGTTGAGCGGGGTGCGTATCTCGTGGCTGATATTGGCCAGGAACTCGCTCTTGGCCCGGTTGGCCGCCTCGGCTTTCTCCTCGGCCCGCTTGCGCTCGATTATCTCCAGGCGCAGCTCGACGGTGCGCTCCTCCACCTCCTGCTCGAGCATGCGATTCATGTTGCCCAGCTTGGCGTAGGCGATCTCCAGGTTGGCGGCCATGGAGTTCAGGGCCAGGGACAGATGGCCGATCTCATCCGCGCTGACCGAGGGGGCGCGCTGAGACAGGTCGCCGCTGGCGATCTGGCGGACTGTCTCCACCAGCTCGGACAGGGGCTTGGTCACGGCCCAGCTGATAACGAGCACAGCCCCCATACCGAGCAGGAAAATGGCCAGGCTGACCAGGGCCACCGTGGTCCGGCTGCGCGCGATTTCCAGGTGCAGCTTGTCCAGGCTCAACCCGAGGTACAGCCGTCCGATCACCCGCCCGCCCGACTCGATCTCGCTGACCGTGCGGCAGTAGTCGCCGCGGATCACCACCTCGTCCGGCCGGGTGGGTATCAGGTAGGCGGCCGCGAACGCCCGGGTGCTGTCCACGGCGGCGAACATCTCGCCGTGCTCGTCCAGCACCATCACGTAGGCCAGGTCATCCACCCGCCGCGCCCCCTCCAGCCCCTCCCGCACCGCCTCACGGTCGTTGAAAAGCAGGGCGGGCCCCACGCTGAAAGCCGCCATGCGGGCCAGCCCCACCGCCTTGCGCCCCACCGACTCCATCGCCTGCGCCTCGATCCGCCCCGGCACGTAAAGGTAGTAGAACACCGAGATGGCGGCGATCAGCACCGTGATGACCGCGGCGAATTTCATCCTGAGGGAATTGCGCAACATGTTCTTTCTCCGTCCCCCACTGCTGAACTACAGGAGCCCGGGTGCGGGTCTCACTGCACCACCCGGGCCAGCTTGAGCAACTGCGAGCTGAAATCCGCCCCATCCTCCCGGGCGGCCCGTATGTTGATCAGGATTTCGGGCCGGTCCCGATTCTGGCCGATCCCCACGGCCAGCCCCTGGCCGCAGTACTCGGGCACCCCGGTCACGCTGACAATACCCCGGCTGCGGCACAACTCGCCGATCGTCCGGATGTCAAAGGCGCGCAGCGGTGCAACATAGAGGATATCCACCCCGCGCTGCGAGACGGCCTCATCCAGTTTTTCACGATATATATCGATCGGCGCCAGGGCCAGGGGGAGACCTTTGACCAAGGGCGTTCCCAGACTCCGGTACACCCGTTCGATCTGCTCGCAGACCAGCAGGGAATTGCGGAACGGCTCCTGGTAGACAATCCCCAGGCGCAGGCTGTCACCGCCGCGGGAGGCGAGGTTGCGGTTGAATGTGATGACTTTGAGCAGGAGGTTGAGCTGCAGGTCCACCGGGACAGGCATATCCTGGGCCGGACAGAGATCGGCGGACAGCCAGGCTGTCGACAGCAGCAGACTCAGAAGGATGATGGGCATCCTTTTCATGGCAGTCCGGTCTCCACTCTACGGGCGGCGGATTAAACCACTTCGCTCAGAACCAGCATTCCAGCCTCAGTTGCACCGTCCGTCCGTTCTGCGGCACCACGGCCTGAAGAAGCGGAAGCCCGGCCGGATAGTCGTAGCGGCTGTCGAACAGGTTCCGCACCTTGAAAGCCAGTCGCAGGCGGTCCGGTACGATCTCGCCGGCCAGGTTCAGGTCGAACAGGGTGAACGCGTCCGCAGTCACACCCTTGTCGGAGCGGCGCGAGGAGGAATAGCGGCATTGAAGCGCCGCGCTGAGGCCATGGGGCAGAGAGGCGCTGGCCCCGGCCTGCACGAGGTTGCGCGGCGAGTTGGGCAGCCTGTACCCGTTGGTGCGGTTGCGCGGCAACTGGTAGGCATAGTTGAGATACACCCCGTACCTGGAGGCGAAATCGGCTTTCAGGCCGGTCTCGATCCCACGCGCGCGCAGACGGCCGGCGTTGACGAAATGGCTCAGTTGATCCTCCGAAGCCTCCACCTGCTCGATAAAATCGCGCATGGAGTTGTCGTAGAACGAGAGCGTGCCGTGCAAGCTCGCGGCCAGACGGCTTTCCAGCACCAGCTCGAAGGTCTGGATTTTCTCGGGCTTGAGGTTCGGGTTCCCCTGGGCGATGGACGGTGCGTCGTAGAACACCTCGTTCACATTGGGCGCCCGGAAAGCCTCGCCATAGAGCAGCTTCACCGAGCTTCCCCGCGCGGCCGCCCACACCAGGGCCGCCCGCGGCACGGTGGAGTTGCTGCGCGAGGCGTACTTGTCGTGGCGCAGGCCCAGGGTCAGCAGCAGATTCGTCCGCAACTGGAGCTCTTCCTCCAGGTAGGCCGACCAGGTGTGGAAAGGATGGTCCTGGTCGAAATAGACCTTATCCGGACCCCAGGAACGGAAGAAAGCCCGCGGGTGTTTCTGGAACTCGGCCCCGGCGATCAGGCGCAGGTAGGGCTTCGGGTCCCACAGATAGCGGACCTCGGAGCCGTAATGGTTCTCGGCGAATTTCTCCTGCCCGATCACTCCGTCGAAAAAGTAATGCCCACGCTGGCCGTAATGGTCGACATAGGTCCGCAGCATCAGCTCGTGCCCGGAACTCAGCCGGTGCTCGTACTTGAGCTCGGTCAGCTTGTATTCTTCCAGGAAAGAGGTGGCTGGGATGTTGAAATCGATGCCCCAGGGCGAGGTGGGCACCCCTTTCTTACGGGTGCCGAGGAAACCCAGGAAACTGAAATCACCCCAGGCGGCGGTGGCCAGCAGGCTGCGCTGACGCTCCCAGTCGCAGTCCCGTGCCACGCCGTTGTTGGTCTGCGGGCTGTCGTACTCCGGGAAATAGAGGTCGGCGCCGTCGGCGCGGGTCACCCGGCCGGACAGGCTCACATCCAGGCCGTTCGAGAAAAGACGGCCCGCGGTGAGCCCGGCTGTCCGGCGGCCGTAGCTGCCCAGCTCGCCATAGGCCTTCATCCCGTTGACCGCGGCCCCGTCGCGCGTTATCACGTTGATCACCGCGAACATGGCGCTGGTGCCGTAGAGCACCGAGCCCGGCCCGCGTACGATCTCGATCCGCTCGACCGCATCCAGGTTCAGCCCCAGATCGTCCCCGTAGTACGAGGAGCCGAAATAGCTCTCGTTCATGGTGTGGCCGTTGATCATCAGCAGCAGGCGGTTGTTGTTGTCGGCCGTGCGGTTGAAACCGCGCGTGCCGATGTAATCGAGCAGGCGGTCGTTGGTGGAATAGAAGCCGCGGACATTTTCCAGCACCTCGGTCAGGGTGCGGTAGCCGAAACGGGCAATCTCCTCCGCGGTGACAATGGTCACCGCGGCCGGGGCCTCGCCCGCGGTCTGCTCGTACTTGGAGGCCGTGCTGATACGCACCTCCAGCAACGAGTCGAGGTCGGTCAGCCCCGGGACCGCCTCCTGTGACGTCGCCGGCGAGGATAAAGCACTGGAGATAAAGACAACAAGGCCGATTGCCGCCAGGCGTAGCGGTTGCACGAGGAGTCTCCAGATGATTATGAAAACCGGAATTAAAAGGCTGGTATATCAATCTAACAAATAATCTGTGTCCAAAGAAGGCTTTCGAGCCCTTTGACACTTAAATGGCAATCTTTTTTTCGCGCTTGTTTTCCATCCCCGCGGTTTGCGGACACAGGCCGGCCTCAAAAAATAAAAACGCCGCCCTCCAGTCCGGAGGGCGGCGGCTTATCAAAACAGGCGGGCCGGATGGATCAGACCACTTCCGGCACCACGTAGGGATAGCGGTACTCGCGGCTGAGCTGGGAGTTGGCCTCCTCATCGCCCGGGAATGTCTCGGTGGCCGAATCGAAGATCACGGTGCGGCCGGTGCGGTAGGCGATGTTGCAGAGGTGGCACATCGAGGTGGACAGGTGGCCCTCCAGGATGTCGGCGTGGAGCATCGAGCGGTCGTGCGCCCGCACGGCGTCGATGAAATTGCCGAAATGCGGGTCGCCGGCCTCGCCGCGGGTGTTGGTCGCGGCTTTCTGGGCATCAGCCTCGTTGCCGCCCATGCCCGGCCCTGGCTCGTTCTTGCGGCCGAAATAGCTCTGCCAACTCGAACCGCCCAGCTTGAGCCAGCCCTCGGTGCCGTAGAAGAACTCGCCCTGCTCGATGTCCTCCTCCTTGTTGGAGTAGAGGCCGCGCACCTCGAGCTGGACTATCTTGCCGTTGGAATACTCCATCACCGAAATCTGCTGGTTCGGGGTCTCCTGGTCGCAGACATTGCCGAACTTGTAGTAGCCACCCAGGCTCTGGATCTTGCGCGGGTGCTCGTAGAGCTGAAGGCCCCAGCGGGCGCGGTCGCAGTTGTGCGGGCCGGTGTTGCCGGTGTCGCCGTTTCCGGTGTTCCAGAACCAGTGCCAGTTGTAGTGGAACTTGCACTCGTTGAACGGATACCAGGCGGCCGGGCCGACCCAGAGGTCGTAGTGCACGCCCTGTGGCACCGGGCTGTTGGGGGCGCGGCCGAAGCTGTCGCGGGCCTTGATCAGGCAGCTGCGGCACATGTAGACATCGCCCAGCTTGCCCGAGTGCAGGAACTCCATCGCCGACTGCATCATCTTGTTACTGCGGCTCTGGGTGCCGGTCTGCACGATACGGTCATACTTGCGGGCCGCTTCCACGATCTTGCGGCCTTCCCAGATGTTATGGGAGGTGGGTTTCTCCACGTAGACATCCTTGCCCGCCTGGCAGGCCCAGATCGCGGCCAGGGCGTGCCAGTAGTTGGGGCTGGCGATCGAGACCGCGTCGATGGTCTTGTCCTCCAGCACCTTGCGAATGTCTACCGCGGTGCGTGGTTTCTTGCCGCTGATCTTTTCCAGTGCGTCCACCGCCTCCGGGAACAGGCGCTCATCCACATCGCAGAGCAGCGAGACTTCGACACCCGGCAGGGCGGCGAAGCTTTCCATGTGGGCGCGGCCGCGGCTGTGGATACCCATCACGGCGATATTCACCCGGTCCGAGGGCGGGTTGGCGGCCCAGCCGGAGGCGATGTAGGGCCCGGCGGCGGCCACTGCGGCCGCTCCGATGCCCGCGCTGCGAAGAAAACCGCGACGGTCGATCGGTTTCATCAATCACTCCCTCGTTGAAGTGTGCGGAGCTTGAATCTGCAGTTGAAAGACAGATTGTTTTCGCTGGTCTGGACGGATGCGGCAGTTCGTAACCATGGACGAATTATTGCACGGGCCCCGGCCAGGGTCAAGGCTTTTATCATTCAAAGCGGCTCGAAAGCAGACGAAAGCACACGAAAATTGCAGACCAGCCACAGTCGCGGACAGGCGCAAGCGGGCCGCCTGTCCACGGTTCAGATCCAGTCACCGGCCGGACCCGTCGTCTCCCTGCTGCTCCAGAAAAGCCCCCAGCCGGTACATAGTCTTCGCGGAGGCAATCGAACAGTTGATCCAGCCGAAACGGTCCGACAGCTTGTACCGCGACCGCCACCAGTAGGTCGGGTAGTGGCCGCCGGTCTCATTCTGCACCGTCACCATCGAATTGGCCAGGGAGACCGCCTTGGCCAGGAACAACCGGTCACCGGTAACCCGATAGGCTTTCAGGAAGACGTCGATGAAATTGGCGGCGCTGCCATCGATGGGCACATAGTAGTCGTACTGCTCCAGGGCGCAGGGAGTGACCCAGTCGGAGGAATCCTTCTTTCTCCACTCCGGTCCGGGCGACGGGCTGGGCCGCTCCCAGACCACGAACTGGTCCTCGGCGAAACGCAGGTACTCCCGGGCCATGCCAAGGTTTTCCGGGTTCTCCGTGGCATGGTCCAGATAATAGTTCGCCCCATCCACGGCCCCGTAGTGCGTAAGGTTATAGTACGGCTTGCTCGGTTCCACGTCTTCGAACTGCCCCTCGAAATTGAAACTCTCGAACGGCCGCAGATAGTTGGGCCAGGCTGCCTGATAATTGCCGCTGTACCTTTCGATCCCGAAATCAGTTTTCAGGCGGGTGAACAGCTCAAGAATCGGCCCGACCCTGACATAGTTGCTCGCGACCGCCTTCCCGGTGTGAATATCCATTTTCAGCGGCCAGTTGCCATCCGCGAGCTGAATCCTGGCATAGGTGCCGGCGATCCTGACCGCCGCGTTCAGGAGAGACGTATCCGCCGTGACCCCGTACAGATCCAGGTAAGCCAAGGCCGCCTGGGACGGATAGGACAACATGAGCTGGTCCCGGTACAGCAGCGAGGCATCGTTGGTCTTTCTCGCCTGCTGGTCCAGGAAGGACGGATCGTAGGTCGGCGGGAAGAACTCCAGGGGCGAGCCGGCGGGCAGGCTGTGGGCGATCAGGTATTTGCCCGCGTTTATCGCCACTGTCATGGCTCCAGCGCTGTCCTGGGGGGCCAGTCTGGAGTACAGCAGCATGCCCTCGATAATGGCGGCCTCCATCTTGGAGGGGTAGCAGTAGAGGAAATACGCGCTGTCCGGCGCGCCTGTGGTGATCCAGCTCTGAAGGTACCGGTGGTGGAACAGATAGCCCAGGGCCCGCTGGGCGCTCTTGCAGTAATTGTACTGCGGGTCTTCACGATAGGGGCCGTCGAACGCGGCCGAGCGGTAGAAGCGGCGTTTCCCTGCCGTGCCCAGCGTTTTCCCGGCCTTGTCCAGCCCGCTGACCTCCAGGTCGACATAACCCACGGGCAGATCGTTCCAGATCGGGGCCAGCGCGGCCCACGGCTCCTGTGCCTGGAAAACGTATCCTTTTCCGCTGGAGTCCGGGACCGCACTAAAACGGTAAGCCACCGCCCCAGCAACCGGGCTGAAATCGAAAGCCGGCGCATAGATGAACTGGCTGGCATTCACATTCCAGAACGCAAACTTGCCCGGCGCTCCCGGCCTGACCGGCGTGAGGGATTCCTCCAGCGCCTGGGCGTGCAGGGCCGGACGGTCGAATTCCGGGGCTTTTTCCGGCAGCGCCGGCGATAGCAGTCCGGATAGAGCGATAAGAAAGAGTGAAAGAAAATGCGCCTTCATGAAAATCCCCTCCGGTAAGCGAGTCAGCGCCAGTAGTCTAAGAAGGCATAAGTAGTGATCAACAGTGATTGTTAATCAAGAAACATGCCTCTGGCAGGACTGACCTATCTTACTATTTTTCAACCGTCAAAGATTTTGGAGGTTGAAGGGATTCTCATTTTCAAAAAAAGGGTCTCATTTTTTTGACAAAAACATCTGCACCGGTTTCCAGATGAAGAAGGAATATAACGACCACCCGGCTCAACTGTAGCAGCGCACCTCGAACACGCGGGCCTCGGGTGCGCCGTTTGTCGCGGTCACCTCCAGGCGCACGGCATCGCAGCGCAGGTCCTTGAAGCGGTGCACACACTTGCGCTGCCAGTTGCCGCTCACCTCGGCCACGGTGCTCCACTTGCGGTCCACCCGGCACTGGATGCGGTAGTCGCGCACGGTCTCGGGCTGGGCGCCCGCGAGCATCGATTTGTCGTAGCTGTCCTCGTGGGTCAGGGTGAGTGCGCGAGTCAGATCGGTGTCGAAAGTCAGGTGAAGCTCGCCCAGGACCTGCGCCTTGCCGAATTCCAAGGTCAGCGCGGCTTTGCCCGGCTCCAGAGACTGCGAGCGCCACTGGTGCGAATCGTTCCCCACGGTGCGCGCCACGCCGTCGGTCACCTTACGCGCCTCGAAACCGCTCTGCTCCGTGGTTGCGGAGATTTTAGCCGTGCGGGCGAAATCCTCCGGGTCGCGGTTGGGGGTGCCCAGAAGGTAGGCATCCTGCCGCAGCAGGGTCTGCTTGACCGCCTCGATGTCCTGCGGGCCGAACTCGCACGGCAGGCTGTCCTTACCCGCCGCCAGCGCCGCGGCCACGCCCGCGCCCTGGCCCATCACCGCGCAGGTGGCCATGACCCGCGTGGAGCAGAACGCCACGTGGCTGGCGCTGACCTGCCGGCCGGCGAAGAACAGGTTGGGCACTTTGGCGGAATACAACGAGCGCAGCGGGATGGAATAGAGCTTGTCCAGCCGCTGCTGGTAGAAGAAATCGTCGTTCTTGCGGTAGAAACCCTCGCGCTGGTGGTGGTCGATCGGCCAGCCGCCGTAGGCCACCTCGTCCTCGAACACCCGTCCGCTCGTGAGGTCGTTCTGTCGCAGCCAGTAGGCGCCCTCCAGGCGGCGGCTCTCGCGGCGCGCCGGGATGAAACCGAACCAGTCCAGGGCCCAGGAGTCGGCCCCGTGGTCGCCGCGGTTCTTGATATGGTCCCAGACCCCCAGCAGTATTTTCAGCAGTTCCTCGCGGATACGGTTGTCGTCTTTGATCGTATCCAGCATGCCGCCCCACTCCAGCCACCAGTAGCCGTATTCGTAGCTTTCGTGCCCGCGGCCCAGTTCCTCGTCAGTCGCGTAGCGATAGGCCCAGGCCGGCGGGATGAATTTCATCGGGCGGCCGAAATCGCGGGCCTGGAACAGAAGCGTGGAACCCAGGGTGTAGGGCTCGGGCTGCTCCGGGGCCAGGGATTCATCGAACTCGCCTCTCGCCTCGCAGCCCACGCGGAACGGGTTGCCGGCCAGCACGCCCAGGGTCCCGTCCCCGGTGCAGTCGACAAACTGCAACCCCTCTATGGTGAGGTGCTCCTCGCGCCGCATGTCGTAGCACTGCACCGAAACGATCCGGCCGTTGTCCAGGCGGCAGCCGTCGAGCGTGGTGTTGAGCAGAAGGGTCAGGCCCGGCTGGTAGAATGTTTTCTCCCAGAGGATAAGGTCCCACATCGCAGCCGAGCGCTGGGGGTTACGCACCTGGTTGTCCAGGCGCATCTCCTCCAGGCTGCCGGTCTCGCGGCTGTCCGGGATGCCGTGGGTGTTGGCCCCGCAGATATGCATCCGCACCTCGCTGGAGGAGTTGCCCCCCAGCACCGGACGGTCCTGGATCAGCACCACGCTGGCCCCGGCGCGCGCGGCGGCCAGGGCCGCGCAGACCCCGCTCATCCCGCCGCCGGCCACCACGACATCCGCCTGGAGAGTGCTTCCGGATTTCGCCGCGCCGGCTGAGTCCGCCTGCGCTCGCGCGGGGACCGGTGAGGCCAGGGCGCCGCCCAGGCCCAGGGCGCCGCCCGCCTTCAGAAAATCCCGTCTTTGCATGAGAGAGTCCCTTTCCAGCCCCTGGCAGGCCTCTTAGAAGAGTCAATGGCGCCCGGCGGACAGGTGTTTTGCAAATCCGCATCGGAGATTATATTCAACATCGGACCGGAAATGCAGCGGAACAACCATCCATACCGAAATCAGGAGAACAGGTCATGTCCTTTTTCGGCTTCATTTTCATCCTGCTCATCGCCGCGGTCTGCGGGGCGATCGGCCAGGCGATAGCCGGCTACTCGCTGGGCGGTTGCCTGGTCTCGGCGGCCGTGGGCCTGATCGGCGCAC
Above is a window of bacterium DNA encoding:
- a CDS encoding response regulator yields the protein MKILIIDDSKFMRTSMETRLKTYGFELFQAENGEAGIKLALAVRPDVILLDVRMPGIDGFETCRQLRQYDKMKKVPVIMVTVESDESAVKKAIQSGVTDYVLKPVNYDDLVKKLDKIMLLD
- a CDS encoding response regulator, translated to MLRNSLRMKFAAVITVLIAAISVFYYLYVPGRIEAQAMESVGRKAVGLARMAAFSVGPALLFNDREAVREGLEGARRVDDLAYVMVLDEHGEMFAAVDSTRAFAAAYLIPTRPDEVVIRGDYCRTVSEIESGGRVIGRLYLGLSLDKLHLEIARSRTTVALVSLAIFLLGMGAVLVISWAVTKPLSELVETVRQIASGDLSQRAPSVSADEIGHLSLALNSMAANLEIAYAKLGNMNRMLEQEVEERTVELRLEIIERKRAEEKAEAANRAKSEFLANISHEIRTPLNGVVGSSILLLDTSLNPEQREYVETARVSVESLLYIINDLLDYSKIEAGKLKIEYVPFALSSVIEEVMDLFGRPAREKGVELVSSVAPEVPNHLLGDPWRIRQILMNLLGNAVKFTLRGSVTLAVSAVEGERGNVRLFFSVADTGIGIPEDKLSTIFDKFTQVDSSNRRRFGGTGLGLAISRQLVELMHGRIGVDSELGRGTRFWFELELPVLSRENMDPQTLSRLAGLHLLVVLPDGTERLVLMPLIEQMGLEVSVADSVESALDQLERCAASGGQPSSLVIADSELPAEGAVELAHRIEQLRESIGARRPALIAVVRSPEQVGKMARAGYSAFITRPVGASKLLDALVIAWELGSGGRIDPERHEKPLSGLVQLAGDFGRVGYAARVLLAEDNRVNQKVALWMLGKLGCRVDLAENGRQAVDMSQRNNYDLVLMDCQMPELDGLEAAAEIRRLEGAQSAHLPIIAVTASALQADRERCLSSGMDDHVGKPLRPAELRRVLERWAPGSRQTARAQATAAGGEKRAEEDLSPGPAAAPPLAVNGAALFSGLEPEKLRPLLESFIEDASAELAALVALLREGRLTDASEHTHSLMGSSATVGALPLNRACRALHAAVKASDLECARELLPTLEREFEHLRSWLEQCDYNPASKA
- a CDS encoding YfiR family protein: MKRMPIILLSLLLSTAWLSADLCPAQDMPVPVDLQLNLLLKVITFNRNLASRGGDSLRLGIVYQEPFRNSLLVCEQIERVYRSLGTPLVKGLPLALAPIDIYREKLDEAVSQRGVDILYVAPLRAFDIRTIGELCRSRGIVSVTGVPEYCGQGLAVGIGQNRDRPEILINIRAAREDGADFSSQLLKLARVVQ
- a CDS encoding DUF2779 domain-containing protein; translated protein: MRLTRSAYLSALRCPKKMYYQLHGQPRESGPDLAARMFSAQTRRVGELARRSVGTNPGESWSAPWGGPGGEAVAVEETARALADPSLRVIFDGAFESGGIFVRADILERLEDGVWRVRLVKSSASLKENNLNELALIKHVLGACGLRLDGFMVMHLNRGYVFSGGDYDLCGLFSIREVSEALPPSEERLLRELPRIREILEAPEPPVVSVGPQCQRSSRCDFFDCCQAGPSGSDSLGCLPETPPELLEQLAGMGIAGIRDIPADFPLNPRQRRARLSCQNGGTVFEPGLASELKVLRYPLLFVDFEASSPALPRFAGMHPFDPLPFQWSLHIQAAPGQQPRHVEFLDCGPGDPREGFIRSLVQATAGLEGSVVVYNKDFESDRLKEAAVMFPELAGPVESLRRRLWDLCAVVQNNVYHPGMCGSFSIKNVLPALLPGMSYEALPVNNGVTAGAVHYLLVENPPEDAERERLESELRQYCLLDTLAMLRLVEYLQELVAKGKAQSG